A segment of the Polyangiaceae bacterium genome:
GCTGCGGCCAGCGCGTTTACGTCCGGAAAAAGCTTCAGCCAGCGTTCGAAATAGGGGATGACGGTCGCAACCTGAGTCTGCTGGAGCATCATCTCGCTCACCCACACGGCGTAGGGATCGGAGTCCTTACGCCAGGGCAGGTCTCTGCGATGCGCCTCGTACCAGGCCAGCAGGGCGCGCTGAACCGTCTCGCGGTTTGCGGGGGGGCTCACGAACGGATCCGTTGCACGTTGGCTTCCCAGTTCTGACCATCGAAGGGCACGACTTCGAAGCCGTGCTCGCTCAGGAAGTCCGGCTCCTCTGAGCCATCCACGCAGCGCAGGTTGACGCTCACGCCATCCGGGTGAGAGCGCGGCGTGTAGAACGGGTGCACGCCGCAGCGGCTGCAGAACGTGTGCTGGGCGATCCCGGTTCCGAAGCGGTAGTCGCTCAGCGACCCCGCGCCGCTGAGCAGCTCGAACTCCGACTTCGCCACGATCCAGTGCAGGAAGGCCTTTTTCGTGCAGATGCTGCAGTTGCAATCATCGATGCGGCGGACGGCGCTACTCACGCGAAAGCGCACTGCTCCGCAATGGCAGCCTCCGTCGAGTGACGCGCGGTGCTTTTTGTCTTGGGTTGGGGGTGAGGGCATGCGCTCCACGGTCTCGCCTGGCTTCGTTAAGTCCGTCAATCAGACCTGAGCGCTTCGCGAGAAAAAGGCTGCCTCGAAGCGTCCGGAAGCGAACGTTCCACTCAGCTTTTGGGGGTCGACTTCGAGGCAGGCTGCACTGAGATGCATCAGGAGCTTAGTCGCCGCGATTTGATTCTGATACGCTGGCCGGAGTGGTTCAGCCGCGTGTCTTTCCTCTCGAATCAATCCGCACGGACGGCTGGTTTGAACGCATCGGTGAGGGGATCGGAAGCTTTCAGGCCCTCTGCGACATCGTGGGAGAGCGGTTCTTCGCCTTTTCGATGATCACCGGCGCGCGCATCACCGCGCTGACGGTGGACCGGCGTAACCCGGACAACACGCTCGTGGACTTTGCGGTCGCCGAAGAGGACGGGGACCAGATGGACTCCCAGCGCCTCACACTGGCCGACTTCCGTCGCCGTCTGGTGAGCGCGCTGGTCGCCCATGAACCGACGGGTCCCGCTCCGGCACGTGAGACCGACACCGAAGCGCTTCAGCTCCACATCGGAGTTCGCTACCTGCTACTCGCACCGCTGTTTGGCTACAGCCTGGCGGAGCTCCAGGTGGATGACGCCGGCTCGGAGCTGCGCTTACTGCGCGACGGCGTCGAAGAGAGCTACGAGCTGGACGCCTTCCGCGTGCGCCTTCGGGCACACGTCCGTGAAGAGCTCGACCGGATCTCCCGCGGTGGCAACAACCGCGGCGCCATTGACCTCGCTCGGGTGGCCGAGGCGGAGCAAGCCGCGGCGCGCGGCGATCAGGTGCGAGTGCTCGAGCTGCTCGGCGCCTGGCCTGCGCCCCTGGCCATCTTCCTCCGCACCCCCGAAGGACAAATGCTGAACGCGGACGCCCGAGCGACGATCGCTCGCGGACTCGGGATGTTGGGCAGTGCCTGTGTGTCCTTGGGCGAGGTCGGCAAAGGAGAAGAGGTGCTCAGGCTTGCCGTGCAGTACGCGGGCGATGGCCCAGCTGGGCCTGAGATCTTCACCCGGCTTGGCGAAGCGATGCTCGACGACGAGCGGGCGGCCGAGGCCATCGGACCGCTACGCCGTGCCGCCAACCTGGGCGCGAAGCCAGAGGTGATCTGGCCGCTGCTCGCCCGCGCTTTCTCAGATCGCGGCCGGCACCTGGCTGCGCTGGGCGCCATCGAGGAGGCACGGGCGGCCGGCGTCGACGACGCGGCTCTGACCGACGCCACCGGGCGCGTTGAAGCTGCCCTCGGCCAAAGCCTCGCCGGTTGGCGAAAAGCGCTCGGCTGAGGCACCAACTGCACCTCGCTGCTGGTTTAGCTCGCTTCCTGCGGGCGGTGAAACGCATCTAACGTTTCAGAATTATTGCGAATCGGTCCGAACACCGGAGCGAGCGGGTGAGTTCCAGGCGTCCAAGCGGCGCGCCTCCCCCCCAAACCCCGGCCAGCAGGCCTGGTTGGCCGCGCTGGACCTGAGCGCCCATTCACCCGTCACTGCCGCGGCGCATTGACAGGGCCTGGCGCGCGGGAGTACGACGCCGCCAGGAAAGGGCTCTTCACAGCCCGCGCCGCGTCTTCTAACTCCTCACAAACGCCTAGAAACTTCGGGTCCCCGCGACTACACATAGGCCGCTCTTCTGCTTCGAGTCGACGTTGCTGGTCGTTGGCCGCTCTCCGTTCCGACGAGCGAATCGACCTGCAAGTGCTCGGGGCGCCCCGAAGAACGCGAAACCCACGAGGAAGCCATGCTCGAAACCTACCTCCCCATGTTCTTGATGTTCGCAGTCGCGATGCTGCTCTGCTGCGTCTTCTTCTTCGGAGGTGCGCTGCTCGGCGAAAAGAAGCCGAACCCGGGCAAGTTGCAGCCGTTCGAGTGCGGAAACGACAGCGATGGCGCCAAGCACATGAAGATGAGCGTGAAGTTCTACCTCACCGCCATCTTGTTCGTGGTTTTCGACATCGAGGTGGTCTTCATGTACCCCTGGGCGACGCTCTTCAAGGGCCTCGGCTGGGTTGGCTTCGCTACCATGCTCACGTTCATCAGCGCCTTGCTGATCGCGCTGGTTTACGTGTGGAAAAAGGGCGCTCTGGAGTGGGAGAACTGAGGCCTTTCGCGGCGCTCGTCGTTCGTTCGTCGACCCCCTTCGGACGCGATCTTAGGAGAATTTATGGGTGAGCTAAAAGGCACCGAAACGCGCATCATCGAGCCGAGTGAACAAGGCTTCGCGACTACGCGTTTTCAGGACTTGCTGCACTGGGCACAGAAGTACTCGCTGTTCATGTACCCCTTCGTGACCGCCTGCTGCGGCATGGAGTTCATGGCCGTTACGAGCCCGCGCTATGACGTCTCCCGCTTTGGAGCAGAGGCGCCTCGCTTTTCCCCACGGCAAGCGGACCTGCTGTGGGTCGTAGGCACGATCAGTCAGCGCCAGGCCCCGATTTTGCGGCGTATTTGGGAGCAAATGGCTGAGCCCAAGTGGGTGATGGCCTTCGGCACGTGCGCCAGCTGCGGTGGCTTCTACGACAACTACACCACCGTTCCCGGGCTGGATAAGATCATCCCCTGTGACGTCTACATCCCGGGTTGTCCTCCGCGGCCCGAGGCAGTGTTGGACGGGCTCTTGCTGCTGCAGGACAAGATCGCACGAGGCGATCGCACGCCAGCCATCGTGAAGCCGCGCACCGACCCCGCTACCAGCCAGGATCACGGCTTGGTGCAGCTGCGCAAGAACCGCGAAAGCATGGTCTGAGGCGAGCCAAAGCGTTTCCCTGAGGCAAGAATTCAAGCAGTCGCGCCGAGCGCGGCGCGAGCCGAGGCAAGATGAGCCAACGAGTCGTTGAGCAGGTCAAGAAACAGTTCCCGGGAGCCGTGTTGGAGAGCCACTCTCAACACGGAGACGACACCATCGTCGTCGAACCGAGCAAGTGGGCAGAGATCGCCCGGTTCCTCAAGGAAAGCCCCAAGACCAGCATGGAGATGCTGACGGACCTGACGGCCGTTGACTATCCAGAGCGCGAACCCCGGTTCGAGGTCGTCGCCCACCTGTATTCGCTGAGCAAGGGGCACCGCCTGCGCATGAAGGCTCGCGTGGGCGACGCCGACGGCAAGCACGCCGAGATCCCCAGCGTGGAGCCGCTGTGGGGGAGCGCGAACTGGATGGAGCGCGAGTGCTACGACATGTTCGGCGTGGTCTTCCAAGGCCACCCGGATCTGCGGCGCATTCTGATGTACCCCGAGTTCGAGGGGCACCCGCTGCGCAAGGACTACCCGGCGAACCGGACTCAGCCGCTGATTGAGTACCGGGACGTGCCGAACATCGAAAAACTGCCGCCTTTCGGCACCGACGAAGGCATGAGCTTTGGGCGTCAGACCCATCAGTTCATGAACGACGAGGAGTGAGCTGATGGAACCGCTCGACATCGATTTGGACGAGGCGGAGCTCGATATCCCCGCGGAGCCAGCGTTGCTCAACGTGGGCCCGGCTCACCCGGCGATGCACGGCACCGTGAAGATCGTCATGGAGCTCTCCGGCGAGACGATTCTGAAGGCTGACGTCCAGGTTGGCTACTTGCACCGCGGCTTCGAGAAAATGTGCGAGCGCGGCACCTGGAGCCAGGTGTTCCCGTACGTCGATCGCTGCAACTACGTATCGCCGATGCTGAACAACGTCGGCTTCGCCCTCGCTTGCGAGAAGATGCTCGGCATCGAGGTGCCGAAGCGCTGCCAGCACTACCGCGTGATCCTCGGGGAACTGGCGCGTATGAGCGACCACCTGACGTGCACCGGCGCTATGGCGATGGAGCTTGGCGCGTTCACGCCGTTCCTCTGGATGATCAAGGGTCGCGAGATGATCTGGGACCTGATGGAGGACGAGACGGGCGCTCGGCTCACGCACTCCTTCGGTCGCGTGGGTGGCATGGCGAAGCCGCCAACGGATCACTTCAAGGAACACGCGGCAGCGGTCAAAGACCAGGTGTTGAAGATCCTGGACGAGGCCCAGCGCTTGCTGCTTGGGAACCGCATCTTCCTCGATCGCCTCGACGGCGTCGGCATCGTGAGCGCTGAAGACGCGATCAGCCTGGGCTGGACGGGGCCCTGCCTGCGCGCCTCGGGCGTGCCTTACGACGTGCGGAAGGCGGCGCCGTACATGACCTACGGCGAGTACGACTTCGAAGTCCCCGTCGGCACCACGGGCGACTGCTTCGACCGCTTCATCATGCGCTTCGCCGAGCTCAAGCAGAGCGCGCGCATCATCGATCAGGCGCTCGAGATGATGGATGACGAGGGGCCGATCAACGTCGTCGACCCGCGCATCATCCTGCCGCCAAAGGAAGAGGTCTACTCGACCATCGAAGGCACCATCCAGCACTTCAAGATCGTGATGGAAGGCCTGAAGATTCCGGCGGGTGAAGTCTACAGCTACACCGAAGGCGGCAACGGCGAGCTCGGTTTCTATCTGGTGAGCGATGGCAGCGGCACGCCCTACCGCGTGCGCATCCGCCCACCTTGCTTCCTCGTGACGGCTGGCCTCGAGAAGGTCATCACCGGCGAAATGATGAGCGACGTCGTCCCGTGCTTCGGCTCACTGAACATGATCGGAGGCGAGTGCGATCGTTGATCGTCACCCGCTAACTGGAGTTTCGATGCCCACCTTCAAGCTTGACGACCGCGAGATCCCCTTCGAACCCGGGGACACCATCATCCAGGCCGCGCACCGCGCGGGTATCGATATCCCGCACTATTGCTGGCATCCCGGCCTGAGCGTCGCAGCCAACTGCCGTATGTGCTTGGTCGAGATTGGCCCGCCCCCAGGCCGGCCCGCGATGATGCTCGATATCCTGAAGCAGGACCCGAAGACCGGCGAGTACATCCCGGCCAAGAAGCCAAAGCTCCAGCCCGCCTGCCAGCAGCGCGTGGCTGAGGGCATGGAGGTCAAGAGCGAGTCGAGTGAACACGTCTCGGAGGCCCGTGGCGCCGTTCAAGAGCTGTTGCTCCTGAATCACCCCGTCGACTGCCCGATCTGCGACCAAGCCGGCGAGTGCCGCTTGCAAGACTACTGGCTCCAGCACCAGGGCAAGGGCAAGCGCATGCACGATGAGCCCGTGCACAAGCCCAAGGCTCAGGTCTTTGGCCCGACCATCGTCTACGACGGTGAGCGCTGCATCGTGTGCACCCGCTGCGTGCGTTTCTGCGAGGAAGTGGCGAAGGACCCGGTGCTCGACGTCCGCGAGCGCGGCAACCTCAACGAGATCGTCGTTTCCCCGGGGCGTCAGCTAGACCACGGCTACACCTTGATGACCGAGTACGTGTGCCCTGTGGGCGCGCTGACCGCGACGGACTTCCGCTTCAAGGCTCGAGTCTGGTTCCTACGTAGCGCCCGCAGCGTCTGCCAAGGCTGCGCGACGGGCTGCAACGCCTTCCTCGACTACGATCCCCGCAATGAGACGGTGTACCGCCACCGCCCGCGGGAGAACCTGAAGGTCAACAAGTACTGGATGTGTGACGAGGGCATGCTCGACTACGCCCGCGCCCACGAGGACCGTTTCATCAACGCCTACGTTGGCGAGGACGAGGTAAGCCTCGAAGCAGGCGTCAAAGCCGCAGCGAAGGCGCTCAAGGGTGTCGACCCCGAGCGAGTGGCCATCGTGCTCTCCGCGCAGCACTCCAGCGAGGACAACTTCGCGTTGCTCACCCTGGCCCGGGACTTCCTTGGCAGTGGCAACCTCTTCATCTCCGGCAACGCGGAAGGTGAGGGGGACGGCGTACTCAAGCATGCCGACAAGAACCCCAACACGAAGGGCGTCGAGCAGCTGTGCAGCACCACGCCGCCGGCGTCCATGTCTGAGCTATTGGAGGCGGTTGCCGCAGGGAAAATTACCCATGCAGTCGCCCTCGGCAGCGCG
Coding sequences within it:
- a CDS encoding GFA family protein, with amino-acid sequence MPSPPTQDKKHRASLDGGCHCGAVRFRVSSAVRRIDDCNCSICTKKAFLHWIVAKSEFELLSGAGSLSDYRFGTGIAQHTFCSRCGVHPFYTPRSHPDGVSVNLRCVDGSEEPDFLSEHGFEVVPFDGQNWEANVQRIRS
- the ndhC gene encoding NADH-quinone oxidoreductase subunit A, whose protein sequence is MLETYLPMFLMFAVAMLLCCVFFFGGALLGEKKPNPGKLQPFECGNDSDGAKHMKMSVKFYLTAILFVVFDIEVVFMYPWATLFKGLGWVGFATMLTFISALLIALVYVWKKGALEWEN
- the nuoB gene encoding NADH-quinone oxidoreductase subunit NuoB, producing the protein MGELKGTETRIIEPSEQGFATTRFQDLLHWAQKYSLFMYPFVTACCGMEFMAVTSPRYDVSRFGAEAPRFSPRQADLLWVVGTISQRQAPILRRIWEQMAEPKWVMAFGTCASCGGFYDNYTTVPGLDKIIPCDVYIPGCPPRPEAVLDGLLLLQDKIARGDRTPAIVKPRTDPATSQDHGLVQLRKNRESMV
- a CDS encoding NADH-quinone oxidoreductase subunit C, whose product is MSQRVVEQVKKQFPGAVLESHSQHGDDTIVVEPSKWAEIARFLKESPKTSMEMLTDLTAVDYPEREPRFEVVAHLYSLSKGHRLRMKARVGDADGKHAEIPSVEPLWGSANWMERECYDMFGVVFQGHPDLRRILMYPEFEGHPLRKDYPANRTQPLIEYRDVPNIEKLPPFGTDEGMSFGRQTHQFMNDEE
- a CDS encoding NADH-quinone oxidoreductase subunit D, coding for MEPLDIDLDEAELDIPAEPALLNVGPAHPAMHGTVKIVMELSGETILKADVQVGYLHRGFEKMCERGTWSQVFPYVDRCNYVSPMLNNVGFALACEKMLGIEVPKRCQHYRVILGELARMSDHLTCTGAMAMELGAFTPFLWMIKGREMIWDLMEDETGARLTHSFGRVGGMAKPPTDHFKEHAAAVKDQVLKILDEAQRLLLGNRIFLDRLDGVGIVSAEDAISLGWTGPCLRASGVPYDVRKAAPYMTYGEYDFEVPVGTTGDCFDRFIMRFAELKQSARIIDQALEMMDDEGPINVVDPRIILPPKEEVYSTIEGTIQHFKIVMEGLKIPAGEVYSYTEGGNGELGFYLVSDGSGTPYRVRIRPPCFLVTAGLEKVITGEMMSDVVPCFGSLNMIGGECDR
- a CDS encoding (2Fe-2S)-binding protein, giving the protein MPTFKLDDREIPFEPGDTIIQAAHRAGIDIPHYCWHPGLSVAANCRMCLVEIGPPPGRPAMMLDILKQDPKTGEYIPAKKPKLQPACQQRVAEGMEVKSESSEHVSEARGAVQELLLLNHPVDCPICDQAGECRLQDYWLQHQGKGKRMHDEPVHKPKAQVFGPTIVYDGERCIVCTRCVRFCEEVAKDPVLDVRERGNLNEIVVSPGRQLDHGYTLMTEYVCPVGALTATDFRFKARVWFLRSARSVCQGCATGCNAFLDYDPRNETVYRHRPRENLKVNKYWMCDEGMLDYARAHEDRFINAYVGEDEVSLEAGVKAAAKALKGVDPERVAIVLSAQHSSEDNFALLTLARDFLGSGNLFISGNAEGEGDGVLKHADKNPNTKGVEQLCSTTPPASMSELLEAVAAGKITHAVALGSAAPIDVEGLSSLKKLVLVSPFDGALAGYADVLLPAATWAESTGTFVNFAGLAQESERAVRPEQDARPAWKLIAAVGRELGYAMDWQRLSDVRLAMAPDAGAAVAGSAAAEVSAPTGAAE